One genomic region from Flavobacterium lindanitolerans encodes:
- a CDS encoding PDZ domain-containing protein, producing the protein MKLRILVLCLLIVAGSLFAQEGFQWNSHKDKIDIPFQHIYNLIIIPVEINNVKLNMLLDTGADNSMIFSLPENDTIQFKKYKKVKVRGIGSEDIIEALLSVDNKIKISSYEDNKFPILIVLNQDVNFSSRLGIPVNGVIGYSFFKECPIEINYQKKIVTIHRTRKFLEKKKFKKYLKHPIKVIDKRPYIDVIAKIEEDTLDLKLLIDIGLGDGLWLFENKRIKAGNNYFEDILGRGLNGLINGKKSRVKTVKIADFTLDEALVSYPEEVYFPKIGIIEGRNGSVGGEILHRFNVILDYQEQFIYLKKNSKFKKPFNYNMSGIVVQHNGVEFVQEAIRLETKSNYGVKVDGGLDNFNDNNFRYKFSLKPVFEIASVRTGSPADLAGIQPGDKIVRINKKKTHGYTIQKISDLLQSEEGKWIYIDVERESKIIAFKFQLKKIL; encoded by the coding sequence ATGAAATTAAGAATACTCGTTCTTTGTTTATTGATTGTTGCCGGTTCACTATTTGCCCAGGAAGGTTTTCAATGGAATTCACATAAAGATAAGATTGATATTCCTTTCCAGCATATTTATAACCTTATTATTATTCCTGTTGAGATTAATAATGTTAAACTAAATATGTTGCTAGATACCGGAGCAGACAATTCAATGATTTTTAGTCTTCCTGAAAATGATACTATACAATTTAAAAAATATAAAAAAGTAAAAGTTAGAGGTATAGGATCAGAGGACATAATTGAAGCCTTGCTTTCTGTTGATAATAAAATTAAAATATCCTCCTATGAGGATAATAAGTTTCCCATATTAATAGTACTGAATCAGGATGTAAATTTTTCATCGAGATTGGGTATTCCTGTCAATGGAGTCATAGGCTATTCTTTTTTTAAGGAATGTCCAATTGAAATCAATTACCAAAAAAAGATAGTGACAATTCATAGAACTAGAAAATTTCTTGAAAAGAAGAAATTTAAAAAGTATCTCAAACATCCTATAAAAGTTATAGATAAGCGACCCTATATTGATGTGATTGCGAAGATTGAAGAAGATACATTAGACTTAAAGCTTTTGATAGATATCGGCTTGGGTGATGGCTTATGGCTATTTGAAAACAAACGGATAAAAGCAGGAAATAATTATTTTGAGGATATTTTGGGGAGAGGTCTCAATGGTCTCATTAATGGTAAAAAATCAAGAGTGAAGACAGTAAAAATCGCAGATTTTACTTTAGACGAGGCTTTGGTTTCCTATCCTGAAGAAGTATATTTTCCTAAGATTGGAATTATTGAAGGGCGTAACGGTTCCGTTGGAGGCGAAATTTTACATAGATTTAATGTTATTTTAGATTATCAGGAACAATTTATATATCTGAAAAAAAATTCAAAATTTAAAAAGCCTTTCAATTACAACATGAGTGGTATTGTGGTGCAGCATAATGGGGTAGAGTTTGTACAAGAAGCAATAAGACTTGAAACAAAATCCAATTATGGTGTAAAAGTAGATGGAGGGTTGGATAATTTTAATGATAACAATTTCAGATATAAATTTTCACTTAAACCGGTTTTTGAAATTGCCAGTGTGAGAACTGGTTCTCCTGCTGATCTTGCAGGCATACAGCCCGGAGATAAAATTGTTAGAATAAATAAAAAAAAGACCCATGGCTATACAATCCAGAAAATCAGTGATCTGTTGCAGTCAGAAGAAGGGAAATGGATTTATATAGATGTTGAAAGAGAATCAAAAATTATTGCCTTCAAGTTTCAGCTTAAGAAAATATTATAA
- a CDS encoding DUF1573 domain-containing protein codes for MKKILSLFAVMMFAVSAMAQTGPKIEFKEETIDYGTVTKGEDNGLRVFEFKNIGDAPLIINDVKSSCGCTVPTKPQEPIMPGKTGKIEVQYNMNPGPISKTITVQSNAVNKDSGIIPLRIKGNVIVKEEVNLMEKKKTLPSS; via the coding sequence ATGAAAAAAATACTAAGTCTATTTGCAGTTATGATGTTTGCCGTTTCAGCAATGGCACAAACCGGACCAAAAATCGAGTTTAAGGAAGAAACAATAGATTATGGAACTGTCACTAAAGGTGAAGACAACGGCTTGAGAGTTTTTGAATTTAAAAACATTGGTGATGCCCCTTTAATCATTAATGATGTAAAATCATCCTGTGGATGTACCGTACCTACAAAACCACAAGAACCAATCATGCCTGGAAAAACAGGAAAGATTGAAGTACAATATAACATGAATCCGGGTCCTATAAGCAAGACCATTACCGTACAGTCTAATGCTGTGAATAAAGATAGCGGTATTATTCCTTTACGAATAAAGGGAAATGTCATTGTCAAAGAAGAAGTTAACCTGATGGAGAAAAAGAAAACACTTCCAAGTTCATAA
- a CDS encoding valine--tRNA ligase: protein MTIPAQFDAKSVEQKWYSYWMENNYFHSEPDHRTPYTITIPPPNVTGVLHMGHMLNNTIQDVLIRRARLKGFNACWVPGTDHASIATEAKVVAKLKAEGINKNDLSREEFLEHAWDWTHKYGGVILDQLKKLGASCDWERTKFTMDPDMSASVIRSFVDLYNKGMIYRGYRMVNWDPEAKTTLSDEEVIFEERQGKLYFLKYQIEGSNDFLTIATTRPETIFGDTAICINPNDERFTHLKGKKAIVPIAGRVIPIIEDEYVDVEFGTGCLKVTPAHDMNDKTLGDKHNLEVIDIFNEDATLNSFGLHYAGKDRFVVREEIEKELEANGSLAKTEIHLNKVGTSERTKAVIEPRLSDQWFLKMDELVKPAIKAVLETEEIKLYPKRFENTYRHWLENIRDWNISRQLWWGHRIPAFFYGDGKEDFVVAETMEDAVVLAQKATGKADLKAEDLRQDVDALDTWFSAWLWPMSVFGGIMEPENKDFKYYYPTNDLVTGPDILFFWVARMIIAGYEYTGEKPFTNVYLTGLVRDKQRRKMSKSLGNSPDPLDLIDNFSADGVRVGLLLSASAGNDILFDEEMCSQGKAFTNKVWNAFRLIKGWEVSDTIPQPESSKVAIEWFEAKLQQTLVEIEDHFEKYRISDALMAIYKLVWDDFCSWFLEMIKPAYQSPIDRKTLTKAIEMLESNLKLLHPFMPFLTEEIWQHITERTTEQALIISTWPESKSFDAKLITDFDFAAEVISGIRTIRKEKNIPFKDAIELKAINNDNSSTYFDAVITKLGNLSSLEYVSEAVTGALTFRAKSNEYFVPISGSVDVEEEIAKLSEELKYTQGFLKSVQAKLSNEKFVNNAPEKVLEIERKKEADALAKIATIEQSLASLK from the coding sequence ATGACAATTCCAGCACAATTCGATGCCAAATCAGTAGAGCAAAAATGGTACAGCTACTGGATGGAAAATAATTACTTCCATTCAGAACCAGATCACAGAACACCTTATACTATTACAATACCGCCACCAAACGTCACAGGCGTACTACATATGGGGCATATGTTGAATAATACCATACAAGATGTTCTGATTCGTCGTGCGCGCCTGAAAGGTTTCAATGCCTGCTGGGTTCCTGGTACGGATCATGCGTCGATTGCAACCGAAGCAAAAGTTGTGGCAAAATTAAAAGCGGAAGGAATCAATAAAAATGATTTGTCCCGTGAAGAATTTTTGGAGCATGCCTGGGATTGGACTCATAAGTATGGAGGTGTTATTCTCGATCAATTAAAGAAGCTGGGTGCTTCTTGCGATTGGGAAAGAACGAAGTTTACTATGGACCCGGATATGTCTGCTTCTGTAATCAGGTCTTTTGTTGATTTATATAACAAAGGTATGATTTATCGCGGCTATAGAATGGTCAATTGGGATCCGGAAGCAAAGACAACTTTGTCTGATGAAGAAGTAATCTTTGAAGAAAGACAAGGGAAGTTGTATTTCCTGAAATATCAGATTGAAGGGAGTAATGATTTCCTGACTATTGCAACAACACGGCCGGAGACTATTTTTGGAGATACTGCTATCTGTATCAATCCGAATGATGAGCGTTTTACACACCTGAAAGGGAAAAAAGCAATTGTTCCGATAGCCGGAAGGGTAATTCCTATTATCGAAGATGAGTATGTTGATGTAGAATTTGGTACAGGATGTCTGAAAGTAACTCCTGCCCATGATATGAATGATAAGACTTTAGGGGATAAACATAACCTGGAAGTAATTGATATTTTCAATGAAGATGCAACGCTAAATTCTTTTGGATTACACTATGCCGGAAAAGACCGTTTTGTAGTTCGTGAAGAAATTGAAAAAGAATTGGAAGCTAATGGAAGCCTTGCAAAAACAGAAATCCATCTTAATAAAGTAGGGACATCAGAAAGAACAAAGGCGGTAATTGAGCCTCGATTGTCAGACCAGTGGTTCCTGAAAATGGATGAATTGGTTAAGCCTGCCATCAAAGCAGTTCTTGAAACTGAAGAAATCAAATTATATCCAAAACGTTTTGAAAATACGTACCGTCATTGGCTTGAAAATATCCGCGATTGGAATATTTCCCGTCAGCTTTGGTGGGGACACAGAATTCCTGCATTTTTCTATGGTGATGGCAAAGAAGATTTTGTTGTAGCCGAAACAATGGAAGATGCCGTAGTTCTTGCCCAAAAAGCAACAGGCAAGGCAGATTTGAAAGCAGAGGACTTACGTCAGGATGTGGATGCTTTAGATACATGGTTTTCAGCCTGGTTATGGCCAATGTCTGTTTTTGGCGGTATTATGGAACCTGAAAACAAAGATTTTAAATATTATTATCCAACAAACGACTTGGTTACAGGTCCGGATATCCTGTTTTTCTGGGTAGCCAGGATGATTATTGCCGGATATGAATATACCGGTGAAAAACCTTTTACCAATGTTTACCTGACAGGTTTGGTTCGTGACAAACAACGACGCAAGATGTCCAAATCATTAGGGAATTCTCCTGATCCGCTGGATTTGATTGATAACTTTAGTGCAGATGGTGTTCGTGTTGGATTGCTATTAAGTGCATCAGCAGGAAATGATATCCTGTTTGATGAAGAAATGTGCAGTCAGGGTAAGGCATTTACCAATAAAGTATGGAATGCTTTCCGTCTGATAAAAGGATGGGAGGTAAGCGATACTATACCGCAGCCGGAATCGTCAAAAGTGGCTATTGAATGGTTTGAAGCAAAATTGCAGCAGACTTTGGTAGAAATTGAAGACCATTTTGAAAAATACAGAATTTCAGATGCCTTAATGGCCATCTATAAATTGGTTTGGGATGATTTCTGCTCGTGGTTCCTTGAAATGATTAAGCCGGCTTATCAGTCACCAATTGACAGAAAAACATTGACCAAGGCAATTGAGATGTTGGAAAGCAATTTAAAGTTACTGCATCCGTTCATGCCGTTCCTGACGGAAGAAATTTGGCAACATATTACAGAAAGGACTACTGAACAGGCCTTAATCATTTCGACCTGGCCGGAATCAAAATCATTTGATGCCAAATTGATTACAGACTTTGATTTTGCAGCAGAAGTTATTTCCGGAATAAGAACTATCAGAAAAGAGAAGAATATTCCTTTCAAAGATGCCATCGAATTGAAAGCTATCAACAATGATAATTCTTCTACGTATTTTGATGCGGTAATTACAAAATTAGGCAACCTAAGTTCTTTGGAATATGTTTCTGAAGCTGTAACAGGCGCTTTGACCTTCCGTGCAAAATCCAACGAGTATTTTGTGCCTATCAGCGGTTCTGTTGATGTGGAAGAAGAAATAGCAAAGCTTTCTGAAGAATTGAAATATACACAAGGCTTCTTAAAATCAGTTCAGGCGAAATTGTCTAACGAGAAATTTGTGAACAACGCTCCTGAAAAAGTATTGGAAATTGAGCGAAAGAAAGAAGCTGATGCTTTGGCCAAGATTGCTACTATTGAGCAAAGTCTTGCCAGCTTAAAATAA